One window of Chamaesiphon minutus PCC 6605 genomic DNA carries:
- the ftsZ gene encoding cell division protein FtsZ has translation MNNSSPVSYPGFKSHSLRDGYTIPRDELMSEGITFSNTARIKVIGVGGGGSNAVNRMIASDIEGIEFWTMNTDAQALSHSDATRRIQLGQKLTRGLGAGGNPAIGQKAAEESREEIAHALEGADLVFITAGMGGGTGTGAARIVAEVAKEMGALTVGVVTRPFTFEGRRRTNQAEEGISGLQSQVDTLIIIPNDKLLQAINEQTPVQEAFRIADDVLRSGVQGISDIITIPGLINVDFADVRTVMADAGSALMGIGEGSGKSRAREAAVQAINSPLLESSIEGARGVVLNITGGSDMTLIEVSTAADTIYEVVDPNANIIFGAVIDPQMQGEMRITVIATGFTGEIAEPMVRQRNNTAGAAQRNTSALSSEQQATRKQPGTSVGNESFPQPKPPQNPGADLPAFLQNRRPNK, from the coding sequence ATGAATAACTCTAGTCCAGTCTCCTATCCAGGATTCAAAAGCCACTCGCTGCGAGATGGTTACACCATACCAAGGGATGAACTAATGTCTGAAGGTATCACTTTTAGCAATACAGCTCGCATCAAAGTCATTGGTGTTGGCGGTGGTGGCAGTAATGCGGTCAACCGGATGATTGCCAGCGATATTGAAGGCATAGAATTTTGGACGATGAATACTGACGCGCAAGCTCTATCCCACTCTGATGCGACGCGCCGGATTCAGTTAGGCCAAAAGCTCACACGGGGACTTGGTGCGGGTGGTAACCCAGCCATCGGCCAAAAAGCTGCCGAAGAGTCGCGCGAAGAAATCGCGCACGCGCTCGAAGGTGCTGATTTGGTGTTTATTACAGCCGGGATGGGAGGCGGCACTGGAACTGGTGCGGCGCGGATTGTGGCAGAGGTAGCGAAGGAGATGGGTGCCTTAACTGTAGGTGTGGTGACTCGGCCCTTTACCTTTGAAGGCCGCCGCCGCACAAATCAAGCAGAAGAAGGAATTAGCGGACTGCAAAGTCAGGTTGATACCTTAATTATCATTCCTAATGATAAACTGCTACAAGCGATCAACGAGCAAACTCCCGTTCAAGAAGCGTTTCGGATTGCAGATGACGTACTGCGCTCCGGAGTCCAGGGCATTTCGGATATTATCACGATTCCTGGATTGATCAACGTAGACTTTGCGGATGTCCGCACGGTGATGGCCGATGCAGGTTCGGCACTAATGGGAATTGGCGAAGGATCGGGCAAATCGCGCGCGCGCGAAGCTGCGGTTCAAGCGATCAATTCTCCATTGCTAGAATCTTCGATCGAGGGCGCGCGTGGTGTCGTACTGAATATTACTGGCGGTTCGGATATGACCCTAATTGAAGTAAGTACTGCTGCGGACACGATTTATGAGGTCGTCGATCCGAATGCAAATATTATTTTTGGTGCGGTCATCGATCCCCAAATGCAAGGCGAAATGAGAATTACGGTAATTGCGACCGGATTCACAGGCGAAATTGCCGAGCCGATGGTTCGTCAGCGCAATAATACAGCGGGTGCGGCTCAACGCAATACTTCCGCATTATCGTCCGAGCAGCAAGCTACTCGCAAGCAACCGGGAACATCTGTTGGAAACGAAAGTTTTCCTCAACCTAAGCCCCCTCAAAATCCTGGGGCGGATCTACCCGCCTTCTTGCAAAACCGTCGTCCCAACAAATAA
- a CDS encoding ribbon-helix-helix protein, CopG family: protein MSLKQLNVKIPEQELRILEAFAEKTERTKTDIIREFIRSLQAKI, encoded by the coding sequence ATGTCTCTAAAACAGTTAAATGTAAAAATTCCCGAACAAGAACTTAGAATTCTCGAAGCTTTTGCCGAAAAGACCGAGCGAACTAAGACCGATATTATTAGGGAATTCATTAGATCTCTACAAGCCAAAATTTGA
- a CDS encoding GntR family transcriptional regulator has translation MALPLHLAISEQLRDRILSGDYCSGDRLPSEHQLMAEFEVSRITARRAISNLTQQGLVTVKRGKGVFVATQQKVTYSLSNPMVFLEADLDRHGVTVGIQTLVFEAVTVPSEVAAILKCSIAHLQKKILLFNGIHGCVDVTYILPELGAAYESELRQQMTFTTLERHGITIDKIDATISCTQADYETSEQLDVTLGHPLIVYRHTAYTEDNCAIVHGESISRGDRFCYSAQIVR, from the coding sequence ATGGCTTTACCTTTACATTTGGCAATTTCCGAGCAATTGCGGGATCGGATTCTTAGTGGTGATTATTGCTCTGGAGATCGGTTGCCAAGCGAGCATCAGTTGATGGCTGAGTTTGAGGTGAGTCGGATTACGGCTAGACGGGCGATTTCTAATTTGACTCAACAAGGTTTAGTGACAGTTAAAAGAGGTAAAGGGGTATTTGTGGCTACTCAACAAAAAGTCACTTACTCGCTGTCCAATCCCATGGTATTTTTGGAAGCAGATCTCGATCGCCATGGTGTGACAGTTGGCATCCAAACATTGGTGTTTGAAGCGGTGACGGTGCCGAGTGAAGTGGCGGCGATCTTGAAATGTTCGATCGCCCATCTACAAAAGAAGATCTTGTTATTTAATGGGATTCATGGCTGTGTGGATGTTACCTATATTCTACCGGAGTTGGGTGCGGCTTATGAGTCTGAGTTACGGCAGCAAATGACATTTACCACCTTGGAGCGACATGGCATTACGATTGATAAGATCGATGCGACGATCTCCTGTACTCAGGCAGATTACGAAACCAGCGAACAGTTGGATGTAACCTTAGGGCATCCATTAATTGTGTATCGACATACCGCTTATACCGAAGACAATTGCGCGATCGTGCATGGTGAGTCGATTTCGCGGGGCGATCGCTTTTGCTATTCAGCCCAGATTGTGCGGTAA
- a CDS encoding cell division protein FtsQ/DivIB, with product MVGFPDALRAATPNSQFPTPSPPVDRTVSREHLKQRRRQLQQQRRVRVIKSLWRLICMGGIFAGIAWAIDRPDWTISKPEQIQIEGNQYITDATVRSMLAIPYPKPIVELAPTQLAAQLKQRSSMTTVNIDRRVFPPRLVVQIQDFPPVARIMQNETTASQIFIDERGLQLPLASYRSIVWQSLPTLQLRPPSQGLCPQWPQLYRAVQTSAVAIGIVDCRNPQNLMLQTEVGKVRLGAIGNNLLLDRQIQELDRLRDWSKSAKPETIDYLDLENPDSPRLQLKSDSTTIPKPTTTPN from the coding sequence ATGGTCGGGTTCCCCGACGCCTTGCGAGCCGCAACTCCCAACTCCCAATTCCCTACCCCCTCACCACCAGTGGATCGGACTGTCTCTAGAGAACATCTCAAACAACGACGTCGCCAATTACAGCAACAGCGACGCGTCAGAGTTATCAAATCTTTATGGCGACTCATCTGTATGGGTGGAATTTTTGCGGGGATAGCTTGGGCGATCGATCGACCCGATTGGACTATTTCTAAGCCCGAGCAGATTCAGATTGAGGGCAATCAGTATATCACCGATGCCACCGTTCGATCGATGCTGGCAATTCCCTACCCGAAACCGATCGTCGAACTGGCACCAACACAACTAGCCGCCCAGCTCAAACAGCGCAGCTCGATGACAACTGTGAATATCGATCGTCGGGTGTTCCCTCCGCGCTTAGTGGTGCAAATTCAGGACTTCCCGCCAGTGGCTCGGATTATGCAAAACGAGACTACAGCATCGCAAATATTTATCGACGAGCGCGGTTTGCAATTGCCACTGGCTAGCTACCGATCGATCGTCTGGCAATCTCTACCAACTTTGCAGTTAAGACCGCCTTCACAGGGTCTATGTCCTCAGTGGCCACAACTTTATCGAGCCGTGCAAACTAGTGCTGTAGCGATTGGGATTGTTGATTGTCGCAATCCCCAAAATTTAATGTTGCAAACCGAAGTAGGTAAAGTTAGACTGGGAGCGATCGGGAATAATCTGCTGCTCGATCGGCAAATACAAGAACTCGATCGACTCCGCGATTGGTCGAAATCTGCCAAACCCGAAACTATTGACTACCTAGATTTGGAAAACCCGGACTCTCCTAGGCTGCAACTCAAGTCCGATTCAACGACCATTCCCAAACCTACTACCACTCCTAACTAA
- a CDS encoding iron-containing alcohol dehydrogenase family protein gives MPDPVTVISLLVAPARVMRGRHALADAIEYIVRLGQRPLIVGGDRSLELIQLQVLFDRPDLTIESVNYTPDCCESSLDRLMLAVTTHQADVIIGIGGGKCLDTAKLLAHRTQLPVVTIPTSGATCAAWTALSNIYSESGAFLYDVSLAKCPDLLVLDYSIVATAPQRMLVAGIGDAIAKWYEASVSSGHSSQTLLIAAVQQARVLRDILFQKSPSALAAPDGEDWQEVVDATILLAGVIGGLGGAQCRTVAAHAVHNGLTHLPGSHHALHGEKVAYGILVQLRLQEMLQGDRLAATARQQLLDFYSTIGLPKTLSDLGLSEITISQLDRAATLACKPDSDLHRLPFAVTPEQLVAAMVSTTIVEVENRFVGSVSLDDRTNT, from the coding sequence ATGCCCGATCCTGTTACTGTTATTTCCTTATTGGTTGCTCCCGCTCGTGTGATGCGCGGACGACACGCGCTCGCAGACGCAATCGAGTATATCGTGAGATTGGGTCAACGTCCGTTAATCGTGGGTGGCGATCGCAGCTTGGAACTGATTCAATTGCAAGTATTGTTCGATCGTCCTGACTTAACAATCGAGAGCGTAAATTATACTCCCGACTGTTGCGAAAGTAGTCTCGATCGACTGATGTTAGCCGTCACTACACATCAAGCGGATGTCATCATCGGGATCGGTGGTGGTAAATGTCTGGATACAGCTAAATTATTAGCCCATCGCACCCAGTTACCAGTTGTGACAATTCCCACCTCTGGTGCTACCTGTGCAGCGTGGACGGCATTATCCAATATCTATTCGGAATCTGGTGCCTTCTTGTATGATGTGAGTCTGGCTAAGTGCCCGGACTTATTAGTCCTCGACTATAGTATTGTCGCTACAGCACCCCAACGGATGCTAGTCGCAGGTATCGGCGACGCGATCGCTAAATGGTATGAAGCCTCAGTCAGTAGCGGTCATTCGTCGCAAACATTACTTATCGCCGCCGTCCAACAAGCGCGCGTCCTCAGAGATATCTTATTCCAAAAGTCCCCATCGGCACTCGCAGCTCCTGACGGTGAAGACTGGCAAGAAGTTGTCGATGCAACTATCCTACTCGCAGGGGTCATTGGTGGATTGGGCGGTGCCCAGTGTCGCACTGTAGCCGCCCATGCCGTGCATAATGGTCTGACACATTTACCGGGCAGTCATCACGCCTTACACGGCGAAAAAGTGGCTTATGGGATCTTAGTCCAACTGCGCCTACAGGAAATGCTTCAGGGCGATCGATTAGCTGCCACGGCCCGACAACAATTACTCGATTTTTACAGTACGATTGGCTTACCCAAAACTCTATCCGATTTGGGCTTGAGTGAAATTACCATTTCCCAATTAGATCGTGCGGCGACGCTTGCCTGCAAACCTGATTCCGATCTGCATCGTTTACCATTTGCTGTGACACCAGAACAATTAGTTGCCGCGATGGTATCGACGACAATTGTTGAGGTTGAAAATCGGTTTGTTGGTTCGGTATCTTTAGACGATCGTACTAATACTTAA
- the rpiA gene encoding ribose-5-phosphate isomerase RpiA — MTPQDLMKQEVGKAAAARVQSNSIVGLGTGSTTAFAIEFIGKRLAAGEITNVKGIPTSFQATVLAKQHGIPLTTLDEADRIDIAIDGADEVDPHKNLIKGGGAAHTQEKVVDALANQFIVVVDNTKLVDKLGSTFLVPVEVIPMAVTPVMRAIEKLGGKPQLRMGVKKAGPVVTDQGNLVVDVKFDSIDNPAELEKTLNNIPGVLENGLFVGVADLILVGEVQGDKVIIKEM; from the coding sequence ATGACACCACAAGATTTGATGAAGCAGGAAGTTGGTAAGGCTGCTGCGGCGCGGGTACAGTCTAATTCGATCGTGGGATTGGGTACGGGTTCGACGACGGCGTTTGCGATCGAGTTTATCGGCAAACGATTGGCAGCGGGAGAAATTACCAATGTCAAAGGGATTCCGACTTCGTTTCAGGCGACAGTGCTTGCTAAACAGCATGGTATCCCTTTAACTACTCTAGATGAAGCCGATCGCATCGACATCGCGATCGATGGTGCGGATGAAGTAGATCCTCACAAAAATCTGATTAAGGGTGGCGGTGCGGCGCATACCCAAGAGAAAGTAGTCGATGCGCTAGCCAATCAGTTTATCGTCGTTGTCGATAACACTAAGTTAGTCGATAAGCTCGGCAGTACTTTCCTCGTCCCAGTAGAAGTCATTCCGATGGCTGTCACGCCTGTCATGCGCGCGATCGAAAAATTAGGTGGTAAACCTCAGCTTCGCATGGGTGTCAAAAAAGCTGGCCCAGTGGTGACAGATCAGGGTAACTTAGTCGTAGATGTCAAATTTGACTCGATCGACAATCCCGCTGAGTTAGAAAAGACTCTCAATAATATTCCTGGCGTGCTCGAAAACGGCTTGTTTGTCGGTGTAGCAGATTTGATTCTAGTGGGTGAAGTTCAAGGCGATAAAGTCATTATCAAGGAAATGTAA
- a CDS encoding S-layer homology domain-containing protein, with protein sequence MSRFQPNWRPAQAMLTLAQLRIGISHPDKRLLLRCLTISLLFIVSGCNAGTSFQNPFAPDPKLKEPLAVGSNVSQTPATSSSNTLPTDFPLYPQAKLQSTTQTPERGIVTTWTTADPIDFVYKFYQQELPAKQWEIVTQPSDSNPILTAKQAQLNVSIAVADGKPSEPQTSTDKQQTGVTTYTISLLGATDVSTTTPTATTPNPTASPLPTTKPIAKLPTTTADYIKDLAQIGVLTSAESAPNRTVTRREYARWLVTAHNRITGSKPTQQVKLATTDTKPAFQDVPSTNPDFPSIQGLAEAGLIPSPLSGDATSVLFRPDTPLTREQMILWKVPLDTRQPLPTASLDAVKQTWGFQDAGKIDPKALRAVLADFQNGEQSNIRRAFGYTTLFQPKKTVNLGEVATSLWYFGANSEGLSARDAVQAER encoded by the coding sequence GTGTCACGTTTTCAACCGAATTGGCGACCTGCCCAGGCAATGCTTACGCTAGCGCAGCTCCGCATCGGGATTAGTCATCCTGACAAACGATTATTGCTACGTTGCCTGACAATTAGTCTTCTATTTATCGTCTCTGGGTGCAATGCTGGCACATCTTTTCAAAATCCGTTTGCACCAGATCCCAAACTCAAAGAACCACTTGCTGTCGGCTCCAACGTTTCACAGACGCCAGCAACCTCGTCGTCTAACACCCTGCCTACCGATTTTCCCTTATATCCCCAGGCAAAACTGCAATCTACAACACAAACGCCAGAGCGAGGTATCGTCACCACTTGGACGACTGCCGATCCGATCGATTTTGTCTATAAATTTTATCAGCAAGAACTCCCCGCCAAGCAATGGGAAATAGTCACGCAACCTAGCGATAGTAACCCCATCCTCACCGCCAAACAAGCCCAACTAAACGTCTCCATTGCTGTCGCAGACGGCAAGCCATCCGAGCCTCAAACTAGCACTGACAAGCAACAGACTGGCGTTACCACTTATACCATTAGTTTGCTCGGCGCGACTGATGTATCAACCACCACGCCAACAGCTACTACCCCCAACCCCACAGCATCTCCCCTACCCACAACCAAACCGATTGCCAAGCTTCCTACAACAACCGCAGATTATATTAAAGATCTCGCCCAAATTGGTGTCTTAACCAGTGCAGAGTCCGCGCCCAATCGGACAGTCACTCGCCGCGAATACGCGCGTTGGCTAGTTACCGCACACAATCGGATTACAGGTAGCAAACCTACCCAGCAAGTCAAACTAGCTACTACCGACACCAAGCCAGCATTTCAAGATGTCCCTAGTACCAACCCCGATTTTCCTAGCATTCAGGGATTAGCCGAAGCGGGGTTAATTCCTAGTCCCCTCAGTGGCGACGCTACCAGCGTCCTGTTTCGTCCCGACACACCGCTGACGAGAGAACAGATGATTTTGTGGAAAGTACCGCTGGATACCCGCCAACCGTTGCCAACAGCCTCGCTAGATGCCGTCAAACAGACGTGGGGATTTCAAGATGCTGGCAAAATCGACCCTAAAGCCTTGCGAGCAGTCTTAGCTGATTTTCAAAATGGCGAACAATCAAATATCCGCAGAGCATTTGGTTATACAACTTTATTCCAACCCAAGAAGACTGTTAATTTGGGAGAAGTTGCGACAAGTCTTTGGTATTTTGGAGCCAATAGTGAAGGTTTATCGGCTCGCGATGCAGTTCAGGCGGAGCGATAA
- a CDS encoding photosystem I reaction center subunit II PsaD — MADKLTGKTPIFGGSTGGLLSKADVEEKYAITWNSPKEQVFEMPTGGAATMVSGDNLLNFARKEQCLALGGQLRKYKINNYKVYRILPKGEITLLHPKDGVFPEKVNAGREFNGKVDRNIGSNPNPATLKFSGKRTID; from the coding sequence ATGGCAGACAAACTAACTGGCAAGACACCGATTTTTGGCGGTAGCACTGGTGGGTTACTCAGCAAAGCTGATGTAGAAGAAAAATACGCGATTACTTGGAATAGTCCTAAGGAACAAGTATTTGAAATGCCCACAGGCGGCGCAGCAACAATGGTATCGGGGGACAACCTCTTGAACTTCGCTCGCAAAGAACAGTGTCTCGCACTTGGCGGTCAACTGCGTAAGTACAAAATTAATAACTACAAAGTCTACCGCATCCTGCCCAAAGGGGAAATTACCTTACTCCATCCCAAAGATGGTGTATTCCCTGAAAAAGTCAATGCTGGACGGGAATTCAATGGTAAAGTCGATCGCAATATTGGTAGCAATCCCAATCCTGCGACCCTTAAGTTCTCTGGTAAAAGAACCATCGATTAG
- a CDS encoding fatty acid desaturase family protein — MDLSISDSATIDPSLDAPTLSADTLKQLNTRSTAQGTLRLAIHLLILLGSGYVWGANVGQHWTIAIPALVIYGFSLAAMFAPVHECSHRTVFANNTLNDAMGWIAGLLSLYNITFFRRYHKWHHRYTQDPDKDPEMSDPLPQTIGDYLLTMSGLPWWWGKLTTHTRVAMGQLEGYPFIPETARAEVIRSTRLQLGVYAIAILISISGGQPWFITYWLLPLFIGQPILRFILLAEHTGCSGDRNPYTNTRSTLTLLPVRLLMWNMPFHAEHHLYPSIPFYQLPIAHQQLKAHFSHVDPGYIQVNREIVAGLNSTV, encoded by the coding sequence ATGGATCTGTCTATTTCAGACTCAGCCACCATCGACCCATCCTTAGATGCACCTACCCTCAGTGCCGACACACTCAAACAACTCAACACCCGATCGACAGCCCAAGGAACCCTCAGACTAGCCATCCACCTGCTGATTCTGCTTGGTAGTGGCTACGTCTGGGGCGCAAATGTCGGACAGCATTGGACGATCGCGATCCCTGCACTAGTAATCTATGGATTCAGCTTGGCGGCGATGTTTGCCCCTGTCCACGAATGCTCCCATCGCACCGTATTTGCCAATAATACCCTCAATGATGCCATGGGTTGGATCGCTGGATTGCTCTCGCTGTATAACATTACCTTCTTCCGCCGCTATCATAAATGGCACCATCGCTATACTCAAGATCCGGATAAAGATCCCGAAATGAGCGATCCGCTACCGCAAACGATCGGAGATTATTTACTAACTATGAGCGGTTTACCCTGGTGGTGGGGCAAACTCACAACTCACACACGGGTGGCGATGGGGCAATTAGAAGGCTATCCATTTATCCCCGAAACTGCAAGAGCAGAAGTAATTAGATCGACCAGATTGCAGCTTGGCGTATATGCGATCGCCATTCTGATTTCGATTAGCGGCGGGCAACCTTGGTTTATTACCTACTGGCTATTGCCGCTATTTATCGGGCAGCCCATACTCCGATTTATTTTGCTAGCAGAACATACCGGATGTAGTGGCGATCGCAATCCCTATACCAATACTCGATCGACCCTCACCCTCTTACCAGTGCGATTGTTGATGTGGAACATGCCCTTCCATGCCGAACATCATCTCTATCCGTCGATTCCGTTCTATCAACTCCCGATCGCGCATCAACAGTTAAAAGCGCATTTTAGCCATGTCGATCCTGGCTACATCCAAGTCAATCGCGAGATCGTTGCTGGCTTAAATTCTACGGTATGA
- a CDS encoding alpha/beta fold hydrolase has protein sequence MSEIFTLNKFEFQCGKCLSEVQLVYQTYGNLNADRSNAILYPTSYGAQHSDIDWLIHTNGIIDPTRWFIIIPNMLGNGLSTSPSNSDCGLAESGFWFTHFDNVRAQEKLLTEVFKIDRLALIYGWSMGAQQAYHWGALYPDRVQRIAALCGTARTTDHNRIFLQSLRSALTADPAWTGTGFDRLPERGLHTFARIYASWAASQEFYRQGLYYTLGYASLEDYLVRAWEASYRQRDPHNLIAMLDTWLHCDLSDNPTYRGDYNSALAAIRAKTYVMPSTTDLYFTPTDCAAEAALIANAEYRPIRSIWGHRAGNPYQNPEDADWIRSQIRTLLEGIGDREYGVGFRL, from the coding sequence ATGAGCGAGATTTTCACCCTCAATAAATTTGAATTTCAGTGCGGTAAGTGCTTATCAGAAGTCCAACTTGTCTATCAAACTTATGGCAATTTGAATGCCGATCGATCTAATGCAATCCTCTATCCTACCTCTTATGGGGCGCAGCATTCAGATATCGATTGGCTCATTCATACCAATGGAATTATAGATCCAACGCGGTGGTTTATTATTATCCCGAATATGTTGGGCAATGGACTGTCAACCTCGCCGAGTAATAGCGATTGCGGATTAGCGGAATCGGGCTTTTGGTTTACACATTTCGATAACGTTCGCGCGCAGGAAAAATTACTAACAGAAGTTTTTAAGATCGATCGATTGGCTCTAATTTATGGCTGGTCGATGGGCGCGCAACAAGCTTACCACTGGGGCGCACTCTATCCCGATCGAGTGCAAAGAATCGCCGCCCTGTGCGGAACGGCACGGACGACAGATCATAATCGAATTTTCCTCCAGAGCTTGCGGAGTGCCCTGACTGCCGATCCAGCTTGGACTGGTACTGGATTCGATCGATTACCCGAACGGGGGTTACACACTTTTGCCCGGATTTATGCGAGTTGGGCGGCGTCGCAGGAGTTTTATCGTCAGGGACTTTATTACACCCTGGGCTATGCCTCCCTCGAAGACTATTTAGTCCGCGCCTGGGAAGCCAGCTATCGCCAACGCGATCCGCACAATCTAATTGCCATGCTCGATACTTGGCTCCATTGCGATCTCAGCGATAATCCTACCTATCGAGGTGACTATAACTCAGCGTTAGCTGCGATCCGTGCCAAAACATACGTGATGCCTAGTACCACAGATTTATATTTCACCCCCACAGATTGCGCCGCAGAAGCCGCGTTAATTGCCAATGCCGAGTATCGCCCCATTCGATCGATTTGGGGGCACCGAGCGGGCAATCCATACCAAAATCCTGAAGATGCCGATTGGATTCGATCGCAGATTCGTACCTTGCTTGAGGGGATAGGGGATAGGGAATATGGGGTAGGCTTTAGGCTTTAG
- the groES gene encoding co-chaperone GroES — protein sequence MASVSLTVSTVKPLADRVFVKVSASEEKTAGGILLPDTAKEKPQIGEVVQVGPGKRNDDGTRQEPEIKIGDKVLYSKYAGTDVKLGGDEYVLLSEKDILAVVG from the coding sequence ATGGCATCAGTATCGTTAACAGTATCCACAGTTAAGCCTTTGGCCGATCGCGTCTTCGTAAAAGTCAGCGCATCTGAAGAAAAAACCGCTGGTGGTATCCTTCTTCCTGACACCGCTAAAGAAAAGCCCCAAATTGGTGAAGTAGTCCAAGTTGGCCCTGGCAAACGTAATGATGATGGTACTCGTCAAGAGCCTGAAATCAAAATCGGCGATAAAGTTCTGTATTCCAAATACGCTGGTACCGACGTGAAGCTCGGCGGCGACGAATACGTCCTGTTATCTGAAAAAGACATCTTAGCAGTAGTCGGCTAA
- the glnT gene encoding type III glutamate--ammonia ligase: MTTLSQIAQEREIRYFLISFTDLFGVQRSKLVPAASIDRMAIDGAGFAGFAAWLDMTPAAPDILAIPDPQSLIQLPWQPDVAWLAADLHDIHGEPLTQAPRVVLKRVVQQAAKLGYRVKTGVECEYFLLSADGTQIADGRDRQSKPCYDQQSLMRRYDVIREICDAMLSLGWGAYQNDHEDGNGQFEMNWMYADALITADRHAFFKYMVKSIAERHGLRATFMPKPFADLTGNGCHTHISVWDTADTENLFADPQGELGLSQLGYQFIAGVLNSVEALCAIANPTVNSYKRINAPVTASGATWSPNTASYSGNNRTHTIRIPDIGRFELRLPDGAANPYLLPAALMAAGLDGIANKSDPGVRQDNNSYTHPPIGLVKTLPGNLLDALRCLQASDVFTQSLGEPLVTAYLNLKHQEWQRANAEITPWELTNTLDC; this comes from the coding sequence ATGACAACACTTTCTCAAATCGCCCAAGAGCGCGAGATTCGCTACTTTTTGATTTCATTTACCGACCTATTTGGCGTCCAGAGATCGAAATTGGTACCCGCTGCTAGTATCGATCGAATGGCTATTGATGGCGCGGGGTTTGCGGGGTTTGCAGCTTGGCTGGATATGACTCCTGCCGCTCCGGATATTTTGGCCATACCCGACCCGCAGAGCCTGATTCAATTGCCTTGGCAACCAGATGTTGCTTGGCTGGCGGCAGATTTGCACGATATTCATGGCGAACCTCTGACTCAAGCTCCGCGCGTAGTATTAAAGCGGGTGGTACAGCAAGCGGCAAAGCTGGGTTATCGCGTCAAAACCGGGGTAGAATGCGAGTACTTTTTATTGAGTGCCGATGGTACGCAGATTGCCGATGGACGCGATCGTCAAAGCAAGCCCTGTTACGATCAACAATCGTTGATGCGGCGTTACGACGTGATTCGGGAAATTTGCGATGCCATGCTGTCATTAGGCTGGGGAGCATATCAGAACGACCACGAGGACGGTAATGGCCAATTTGAAATGAATTGGATGTACGCAGATGCTCTAATTACAGCCGATCGACATGCTTTCTTTAAATATATGGTTAAATCGATCGCCGAGCGGCACGGACTTCGCGCGACATTTATGCCCAAACCGTTTGCCGATCTGACAGGAAATGGCTGCCATACCCACATTTCGGTCTGGGATACCGCCGATACCGAAAATCTTTTTGCCGATCCGCAGGGAGAATTGGGGCTATCGCAGCTCGGTTATCAATTCATCGCAGGCGTGTTAAATTCGGTAGAAGCACTATGTGCGATCGCCAATCCCACCGTCAACTCCTACAAACGTATCAATGCTCCCGTCACGGCTTCTGGTGCCACTTGGTCGCCCAATACTGCCAGCTATAGCGGCAACAATCGCACGCACACGATCCGCATTCCCGATATTGGACGATTTGAATTGCGCCTGCCAGATGGTGCGGCAAACCCCTATCTATTACCTGCGGCGTTAATGGCAGCCGGACTCGATGGGATTGCTAATAAAAGCGATCCAGGAGTGCGTCAAGATAATAATAGCTATACTCATCCCCCGATCGGTTTAGTAAAAACTTTACCAGGAAATTTATTAGATGCCCTGCGTTGCCTCCAAGCAAGCGATGTATTCACCCAATCCCTCGGCGAACCCCTCGTCACCGCATATCTCAATCTCAAGCACCAAGAATGGCAACGAGCCAATGCTGAGATTACACCCTGGGAATTAACAAATACCTTAGATTGCTAA